A stretch of Henckelia pumila isolate YLH828 chromosome 4, ASM3356847v2, whole genome shotgun sequence DNA encodes these proteins:
- the LOC140865948 gene encoding lectin-like protein LEC — MFKSDSPTSTPRSIYPIPCLITFVAIFSAPHFALSVTDKPQFGSDPVLIGDAKFANDSSFVQLTDPRISSTSSGFLFRRRPIKLFSSYSKPRKPVSFSTDFSFSISPQNGDGLAFLVVPRSLLSRFSKGGFGVLEERRFLGVEFDTFVDEDVGDVNANHVGVDVGSLNSVKTRNASSVNLVLNSGMMLHSWVDYDSSSKKIEVRLGKFGGARPYDPLLVYGIDLGDMWKNEEVFVGLSSTSGKTTQTSCVYSWKFRTRSVPSWLHSQPLDPRAFSHKQKEKKLEQKKRICALGFLSGLVFIIGCGALLALIVLFLWALLENSLETILTIPAKCTVHSGDFSYEKINVVLEDDSNNTKN, encoded by the coding sequence ATGTTCAAATCTGACTCACCCACCTCCACGCCTCGCTCGATTTACCCAATTCCCTGTCTAATTACCTTCGTGGCCATCTTCTCAGCTCCCCATTTCGCTCTCTCAGTCACGGACAAGCCCCAGTTTGGTTCCGATCCAGTTCTCATAGGTGACGCCAAATTTGCGAACGACTCTTCTTTTGTTCAGCTCACCGACCCGAGAATTTCTTCTACGAGCTCTGGATTTCTTTTTCGGAGAAGGCCCATCAAGCTTTTCAGCTCATACTCAAAGCCAAGAAAGCCAGTTTCGTTTTCCACGGACTTCAGCTTCTCGATCTCGCCTCAAAATGGTGATGGCCTCGCCTTTTTGGTAGTGCCCAGAAGCCTGTTGTCGAGATTTTCGAAAGGAGGTTTTGGGGTTCTTGAGGAAAGGCGGTTCCTTGGGGTGGAGTTCGACACTTTTGTTGATGAGGATGTGGGAGATGTTAATGCAAACCATGTTGGCGTTGATGTGGGCAGTCTTAATTCTGTGAAAACTAGAAATGCGTCATCGGTTAATTTGGTTTTGAATAGTGGGATGATGTTGCATTCGTGGGTTGATTACGATTCAAGCTCCAAAAAGATAGAGGTTAGGTTGGGTAAATTTGGTGGTGCTAGGCCGTATGATCCTCTATTGGTTTATGGGATTGATTTGGGTGATATGTGGAAAAATGAAGAAGTCTTTGTGGGATTGAGTTCAACTAGTGGAAAGACCACGCAGACTAGTTGTGTGTATTCATGGAAGTTCAGGACAAGAAGTGTTCCGTCCTGGCTTCATTCGCAGCCATTGGATCCTCGGGCATTCTCCCACAAGCAAAAGGAGAAGAAATTGgagcaaaagaaaagaatttGCGCTTTGGGTTTTCTTTCTGGATTGGTCTTCATCATTGGATGTGGGGCGCTGCTGGCATTAATTGTTCTTTTCCTGTGGGCATTACTTGAAAATAGCTTGGAGACAATCCTGACAATCCCTGCAAAGTGCACGGTTCATTCTGGGGATTTTAGTTATGAGAAGATTAATGTAGTTTTGGAGGATGACTCGAATAATACTAAGAATTAG